A window of Flavobacterium branchiarum genomic DNA:
AGCATTTATTTTCGCCTTAACTACTTCTAGATTAAATGCTGATGCTAATTCCGGATCAAAATCTGCAATTACAGATTGCGTATGATAGGAAATTCCGCTTTTAATTTCTGCTACAGCAACTGCCATAAAGCCAGGCACATTTTTTTTGAGATCATCTCCGAATTGTTTTAAAAAATCAGACATAGTTATGAATTTAGATTTAATTTGTTAATAATGATTTGCAACAAAAATACAGATACAATCTTATTTAATTATCCACTATAAGTACCTAATCTATTTTTCTCTATTAAAACTCAATTTTTCATGAATTTTATTCAGTTTATTATCTAGAACTCCAGTAATCGTAATAATACTTTGATTACAATTAAAAAAGTAGTGATCTGCTTAATTATTTTTATAAGGACTTAAAAATTCTTTCAATATTTAGAGTATCAATCTAATAAACTATATCCCATCAAAAAATCTATTCTTGAATATTTAAAACTTTAGTTTAGAGTTTCTCAACATCACTTTTTCTTTGAAATCCGTTCTTTTGCAAATAAAACTCATGTATTTTTTAGTTTATTTATTTAGCACTAATGCTCTTTTAAAGGAGAAAAAGATCCTAAATTTCAGATTTTTTTGTGTTAAAAAAACGCATCTAAATTAAAAAAAAGTCTTTAAAATTTAGATACAAATTAGATAGTTATACCACTTAAATGAGTTACTTTTGTGCCTTTAAAAAACAGAAAAAAAATATCGAGAAAGGCCTGTAAATAAGTATCTGTCGTCCTTTTTTTTAAACTTTCAACATGGAGAATTCATATCAAATTTCAGAAATAAGTCATAAAGATTTTGATTCTGTAAAGGACATAATTTACGAGTCTAAATTAATAGATGAAAAACTTCTTACTTTAGAAAATGCAGTGCTGTTTATCAAAGATAAACTGAGCCGAAATAAAGCTAAAATTTTTGCCACAAAACATAAGGATACTCCTGTTGCTTTTATAGTTCTATATTACAAAGTAAGTACAGTTTCAAAAATAAAATACAATTGGCACATTTCATATTTATATGTCAAACCAGATTTTAGAAGAAAATACATTGGAAAAGAAATTATGATGAAATGTATCGATTATGCAAAAAAAACCAAAGTTGATCATATTTCATTAAACACCAGTACTGATAATTTTGCTGCACATCAACTTTACGAAAACTTTGGTTTTGTACAAACAAATTTTATATCAAACTATTATTATTATGAAATGAAAATAATAAAATAAAGGTACTTCGATTTGAAGCATAAACAAAAAGATACGATCAGAGTTTTACATTTTTCATTAAAAAATTATATATGATTACAACGTTACTTAAAAATTATTTAAAGAACTTCAGTCAGTTTTCTGTAGAGGTTAAAGTTTTAGCTATTACTACTTTTATTAATAGACTGGGAGCAATGGTGGTTCCGTTTCTTTCTAAATACATGTTAGAAGAACTTCATTTTAGTTACAGCCAGATCGGTTGGGTAATGGTGTTTTTTGGAATAGGCTCTTTTATAGGAACTTGGATTAGCGGGAAATTATCTGACAAAATAGGGTTTTATAAAGTAATGGTTTTTAGTTTATTTACTAGTGGCCTTATTTTTATTTTGTTGCAGTTCTTAACCACTTTTTATAGTTTTTGCTTTGGGGTTTTATTATTGACAACAGTTTCAGATATGTATAGGCCGGCGATGTTGGTTTCGCTAGATACTTATGCGAGGAAAAGTGAGCGTACCAAAGCATTATCATTAGTTCGTTCTTC
This region includes:
- a CDS encoding GNAT family N-acetyltransferase, which codes for MENSYQISEISHKDFDSVKDIIYESKLIDEKLLTLENAVLFIKDKLSRNKAKIFATKHKDTPVAFIVLYYKVSTVSKIKYNWHISYLYVKPDFRRKYIGKEIMMKCIDYAKKTKVDHISLNTSTDNFAAHQLYENFGFVQTNFISNYYYYEMKIIK